A window of Terriglobales bacterium contains these coding sequences:
- a CDS encoding L,D-transpeptidase — protein MSKITGNSRRIGNAAFVLAALLMATVEAFAQSQTRREVLVSLPDRKLAVLENGAVIKVFPVAVGAADSPSPSGEFQIVNRLTNPTYYHPGTVIPAGPKNPLGTRWMGLNRKGYGIHGTNAPRSIGKAASHGCIRMGKRDLEQLFEMVRVGDTVSIRAQADSQTAAIFGRTETVVAEAQPVSTDVADVQ, from the coding sequence ATGAGCAAGATCACCGGAAATTCGAGGCGAATCGGAAACGCGGCATTCGTGCTTGCGGCGCTGTTAATGGCCACCGTCGAAGCCTTCGCGCAGAGTCAAACCCGGCGCGAGGTGCTCGTCAGCCTTCCCGATCGCAAGCTCGCAGTGCTGGAAAACGGCGCCGTCATAAAAGTATTTCCCGTTGCGGTGGGCGCTGCCGATTCGCCCAGCCCTTCCGGCGAATTCCAGATCGTCAATCGTCTAACCAATCCGACTTACTACCACCCCGGCACGGTGATCCCCGCCGGACCTAAGAATCCGCTGGGCACGCGCTGGATGGGCCTCAACCGCAAAGGATACGGAATTCACGGCACCAACGCACCGCGTTCCATCGGCAAGGCCGCTTCGCACGGCTGTATTCGCATGGGGAAGCGTGACCTGGAGCAGCTTTTCGAGATGGTTCGTGTCGGCGACACGGTTTCCATTCGCGCCCAGGCCGACAGCCAGACCGCTGCCATCTTCGGGCGTACGGAAACGGTGGTTGCCGAAGCTCAGCCGGTCTCGACCGATGTGGCCGATGTCCAGTAG